From Humisphaera borealis, the proteins below share one genomic window:
- a CDS encoding DUF1800 domain-containing protein → MSSLDLQKMGRLRKAIIGTLAAVTLAGGACFVALTTSPASAQSDPKMSDNNPANYQPGRRKARITSEELGRLRMLEIQSGAFREAHKDPGSQQLVGPPLSDREKVMHVMNRMAFGPKQGDVEKVLLEGGMTDQWKGWVTQQMKPESIDDAELEKDILKRFPEAKMSVAELYKKYPYEQGGRGPWREPGKILQDEVVTRAIYSNRQLQEVLAEFWRNHFTVDISSAEQKTRSWAATNYEATVIRPHLFGKFKDMVFASARHAAMLDYLDNQLSKANNWNENYARELMELHTVGVDRGYTDFDVIELSKVLTGWQYEKGNYDFKFNDGIHQAGAKKVMGVTIKPGYEGGEQAIYYLATHKYTANFIATKLCKYFVNDAPPPALISRVEGVFLSSKGDLPKVYEAIFLSPEFLDRGNFRSKFKTPFEFVISANRAVDAKVDSARKVNAVLQKMGQEVYMCPDPTGYYDRSEAWLDAGVLTARWDYALSLTRGGIDGIVPSEKVFAKHKGKKVDDLYKDIVRELICDDIGDKTRQVLKEAADEGDIKRMYSVLIGCPSFQQQ, encoded by the coding sequence ATGAGCTCGTTAGATCTTCAGAAAATGGGTCGCCTGCGCAAGGCGATCATCGGTACGCTGGCAGCGGTCACGCTCGCCGGTGGCGCGTGTTTTGTCGCACTGACCACCTCCCCCGCCAGTGCCCAGTCGGACCCGAAGATGTCCGACAACAACCCGGCCAATTACCAGCCGGGCCGCCGTAAGGCCCGTATCACCTCCGAAGAGCTCGGTCGGCTCCGCATGCTCGAGATCCAGTCGGGCGCGTTCCGCGAAGCCCACAAGGATCCCGGCTCCCAGCAGCTCGTCGGTCCCCCGCTGTCCGACCGCGAAAAGGTCATGCACGTCATGAACCGCATGGCGTTCGGCCCCAAGCAGGGCGATGTCGAAAAGGTGCTCCTCGAAGGCGGCATGACCGACCAGTGGAAGGGCTGGGTCACCCAGCAGATGAAGCCCGAGTCGATCGACGACGCCGAGCTCGAAAAGGACATCCTCAAGCGCTTCCCCGAAGCCAAGATGTCCGTCGCCGAACTTTACAAGAAATACCCCTACGAGCAGGGCGGCCGCGGCCCCTGGCGCGAACCGGGCAAGATCCTCCAGGACGAAGTCGTCACCCGCGCCATCTACTCCAACCGCCAGTTGCAGGAAGTTCTCGCTGAGTTCTGGCGCAACCACTTCACGGTCGATATCTCCAGCGCCGAGCAGAAGACCCGGTCCTGGGCCGCGACCAACTACGAAGCGACCGTCATTCGCCCGCACCTGTTCGGGAAGTTCAAAGACATGGTCTTTGCTTCCGCCCGTCACGCCGCGATGCTCGACTATCTCGACAACCAGCTCTCCAAAGCCAACAACTGGAACGAAAACTACGCCCGCGAGCTGATGGAACTGCACACCGTCGGCGTCGACCGCGGCTATACCGACTTCGACGTCATCGAACTGTCCAAGGTCCTCACTGGCTGGCAGTACGAAAAGGGTAACTACGACTTCAAGTTCAACGACGGCATCCACCAGGCCGGTGCCAAGAAGGTCATGGGCGTCACCATCAAGCCGGGCTACGAGGGCGGCGAACAGGCGATCTATTACCTCGCCACCCACAAGTACACTGCCAACTTCATCGCCACCAAGCTCTGCAAGTACTTCGTCAACGATGCCCCCCCGCCGGCCCTGATCAGCCGCGTGGAAGGTGTCTTCCTTTCGAGCAAGGGTGACCTGCCGAAGGTGTACGAGGCAATCTTCCTGAGCCCCGAGTTCCTCGACCGCGGCAACTTCCGCTCGAAGTTCAAGACCCCGTTCGAGTTCGTGATCAGCGCCAACCGCGCCGTCGATGCCAAGGTCGATTCGGCCCGCAAGGTCAACGCCGTCCTCCAGAAGATGGGCCAGGAAGTCTACATGTGCCCCGATCCGACCGGTTACTACGACCGCTCGGAAGCCTGGCTTGACGCCGGCGTGCTGACCGCCCGCTGGGACTACGCCCTGTCGCTGACCCGTGGCGGCATCGACGGTATCGTCCCCAGCGAAAAGGTCTTCGCCAAGCACAAGGGCAAGAAGGTGGACGACCTCTATAAGGACATCGTCCGCGAACTGATCTGCGACGACATCGGCGACAAGACCCGCCAGGTCCTCAAGGAAGCCGCCGACGAAGGCGACATCAAGCGGATGTACAGCGTCCTGATCGGCTGCCCGTCGTTCCAACAGCAGTAA
- a CDS encoding thioredoxin fold domain-containing protein gives MALRNLIRTLENARCTAVMTASVVLIAGGMAFGQAKPAAKPAAKPAAAPAPAAGTGGVKPAPPVPAAAPKKTANWMSDFLLAQKTAQRIEKPILLYFCSTDRDDYTKKLEDEVINTPYWVDWANENLILVKIDFILNDKRAANIKAQAGEMKSRFNVAKVPTFIFLDPWGELLGRCGYNTASLRETESEGKPQKWLEYCQTVVASRPTKEKLVEQPDLEAAVASAKKTAIPVCIAIHQLANNQVAAKLKDSLLTNQLFVRWINRNMGFVQVAWPEDVDQSPKAKYIRDFAAKWKFGPSALQLVIWDPGGLGQNKAMIPVSFDPVDCGPLIKRLEPMLPAIDYGGGWLDSWKVAQALSVQQSKDLLISFVSSDGSEFSKKMDDEIYNTPEFKAYSRNNLILLKVDFPAAADLQAKQSKELKEQNNMLAEMFGVRGYPTVVVRNPKGQKILDGKYMKGGAPVFVQELKMAVQKDKDRRTLLSQELSKDVAPK, from the coding sequence GTGGCACTACGCAACCTGATTCGCACCCTTGAAAATGCACGATGCACCGCGGTGATGACGGCGTCCGTCGTCCTGATCGCCGGCGGCATGGCCTTCGGCCAGGCCAAGCCTGCCGCCAAACCCGCGGCCAAGCCCGCAGCGGCACCGGCTCCGGCCGCGGGAACGGGCGGCGTCAAGCCCGCCCCGCCGGTGCCCGCCGCCGCCCCCAAGAAAACCGCCAACTGGATGAGCGACTTCCTACTGGCGCAGAAGACCGCCCAGCGGATCGAGAAGCCGATCCTCCTCTACTTCTGCTCCACCGACCGGGACGACTACACCAAGAAGCTCGAAGACGAGGTCATCAACACCCCCTACTGGGTGGATTGGGCCAACGAAAACCTCATCCTGGTCAAGATCGACTTCATTTTGAACGACAAGCGGGCGGCGAACATCAAGGCCCAGGCCGGTGAAATGAAGAGCCGGTTCAATGTCGCCAAGGTGCCGACGTTCATCTTCCTCGACCCTTGGGGCGAACTGCTCGGCCGGTGCGGGTACAACACCGCATCGCTCCGCGAAACAGAGTCTGAAGGCAAGCCCCAGAAGTGGCTCGAATACTGCCAGACGGTGGTCGCGAGCCGCCCGACCAAGGAAAAGCTCGTCGAACAGCCCGACCTTGAGGCCGCCGTCGCGTCGGCCAAGAAGACGGCAATCCCCGTCTGCATCGCGATCCATCAACTGGCCAATAACCAGGTCGCGGCAAAGCTGAAGGACTCACTGCTGACGAACCAGCTCTTCGTCCGGTGGATCAACCGGAACATGGGCTTCGTGCAGGTTGCCTGGCCTGAAGACGTCGACCAGAGCCCCAAGGCCAAGTACATTCGCGATTTCGCCGCCAAGTGGAAGTTCGGCCCCTCGGCATTGCAGCTGGTCATCTGGGATCCGGGTGGCCTCGGGCAGAACAAGGCGATGATCCCCGTCTCGTTCGACCCCGTCGATTGCGGCCCGCTCATCAAACGCCTGGAGCCCATGCTCCCCGCGATCGACTACGGCGGCGGCTGGCTCGACAGCTGGAAGGTCGCCCAGGCGCTGTCTGTCCAGCAGTCGAAGGACCTGCTGATTTCGTTCGTCAGCTCCGATGGCAGCGAGTTCTCCAAGAAAATGGACGACGAGATCTACAACACGCCGGAGTTCAAGGCCTACTCGCGGAACAACCTGATCCTGCTGAAGGTCGACTTCCCCGCCGCCGCCGACCTGCAGGCCAAGCAGTCCAAGGAGCTGAAAGAGCAGAACAACATGCTCGCCGAGATGTTCGGCGTCCGCGGCTACCCCACCGTCGTGGTGCGAAACCCCAAGGGGCAGAAAATCCTCGACGGCAAGTACATGAAGGGCGGAGCCCCTGTCTTCGTGCAGGAGCTCAAGATGGCCGTGCAAAAAGACAAGGACCGCCGAACACTGTTGAGCCAGGAACTGTCGAAAGACGTGGCACCGAAGTAG
- a CDS encoding trypsin-like peptidase domain-containing protein has product MRWGTSAALRFVVVVLIASVLPSRSASAQVDPKLIEAGRRATVYVVIEADKGLYMGSGFCIDATGIFITNQHVVEPLTKEKNAKIYLIVAAGTKAQRIYTPTVVKSDAARDVAVLRVERPGPLDALELASPAAIASMRETAPVVAFGFPLGQRLSLKKESLPEITITTGRVSAMRHEKGQLVTIQFDASVTHGNSGGPLIDAHGQVVGVVTAGVEGKQINFAGPVGFIRTVLSAANVVLTPRVLTNAAAANDLIDWLASDGPATRKPVPGDAAFKENQKLLKDVLSKQYADTTPAGRYSLVLELLSRASASKDDPAGRYTMLVEARENAIVAGDVTTAAYTALMLSEDYAVMPIDVMKDVVLRVSGRSGQPQDSAWVSALGMMICEAMARREQYTDMRKLVPLVRSNGIASRNVTVSAQIRDRLPRLETMAAEFDRVQSARAKLAAAPADPEANLIVGRYLALTRGDLDKGVPLLAKGSDAGLKALAVADQAGPATAEAQKAVGDLWWDQATKEAKNPAIADLCKSRAGFWYLQALPQLTGLVKSLVEKRLTELPSAPPEVAANTGGSDSPVAVATPSGSPRVGPQAAGLSPEKFMARVQSYRNKVWTDAGSARKPLAAEPPILGEVTWPGGAHALSGRLSIGQEENKKENRPTVKGTLQIAPGCLVEGGTIIASQGVLDISGEPGRPVVFRKVRFGVELSGRLKARHAVFDQCSFAKSGGWFVDSYSAKFEFTNCLFVESKFDRLSRVDYGFKLNGCAFVNCALSERSSDTKHDSYKISTSEWSMIRDCDFYGCQIAASVAWCMNTSNLFGCQITGKECVYSSGTGLIVTLGLPKAESKQILADLAAKTSSSDTGRVSFEAADGLYVRTTFGVP; this is encoded by the coding sequence ATGCGATGGGGCACTTCTGCAGCACTCAGGTTCGTCGTTGTCGTTCTAATCGCCAGCGTTCTGCCGAGTCGATCGGCGAGCGCGCAGGTCGATCCTAAGCTGATCGAAGCGGGGCGGCGGGCGACGGTTTATGTCGTCATTGAAGCGGACAAGGGGCTCTACATGGGCTCCGGATTCTGCATCGATGCCACGGGCATCTTTATCACCAACCAGCACGTCGTCGAGCCGCTCACCAAAGAGAAGAACGCAAAGATCTATCTCATCGTCGCCGCCGGCACCAAGGCCCAGCGGATCTACACGCCGACGGTCGTCAAGTCGGACGCCGCCCGCGACGTGGCGGTGCTGCGGGTCGAACGGCCGGGGCCGCTGGACGCACTGGAACTGGCGTCGCCGGCGGCGATCGCGAGCATGCGCGAGACCGCACCAGTGGTGGCGTTCGGTTTTCCGCTGGGGCAGAGGCTGTCGTTGAAGAAAGAGTCGCTCCCCGAGATCACCATCACCACCGGCCGGGTCAGCGCGATGCGGCACGAGAAGGGGCAGCTGGTCACGATTCAGTTCGACGCGAGTGTGACCCATGGCAACTCCGGCGGGCCGCTGATCGACGCGCACGGGCAGGTGGTGGGGGTGGTCACCGCCGGTGTCGAGGGCAAGCAGATCAACTTCGCCGGGCCGGTGGGCTTTATCCGCACGGTGCTGAGTGCGGCGAATGTCGTGCTGACGCCGCGCGTGCTGACCAACGCCGCCGCCGCTAACGACCTGATCGACTGGCTCGCGTCGGACGGACCGGCGACCCGCAAACCGGTGCCAGGCGATGCTGCGTTCAAGGAGAACCAGAAGCTGCTGAAGGATGTGCTGTCGAAGCAGTACGCCGACACCACGCCCGCCGGCCGCTACAGCCTGGTGTTGGAACTGCTGTCCCGCGCATCGGCGAGCAAGGACGACCCTGCCGGTCGATACACCATGCTCGTTGAGGCCAGAGAGAACGCAATCGTGGCGGGTGATGTTACCACGGCGGCGTACACGGCGCTGATGCTTAGCGAAGACTACGCCGTCATGCCCATCGACGTAATGAAGGACGTGGTGCTGCGGGTGAGCGGGCGGTCCGGCCAGCCTCAGGATTCGGCGTGGGTCTCGGCGCTGGGAATGATGATCTGTGAGGCGATGGCCAGGCGTGAGCAGTACACCGACATGCGGAAACTGGTGCCGCTGGTCCGTTCGAATGGCATCGCCAGCCGTAACGTCACCGTCTCGGCACAGATTCGCGACCGGCTGCCGCGCCTCGAGACGATGGCCGCGGAGTTCGACCGCGTTCAGTCGGCCCGGGCGAAGCTGGCGGCCGCTCCGGCCGACCCCGAAGCCAACCTGATCGTCGGTCGATATCTCGCGCTGACCCGCGGCGACCTGGACAAAGGCGTTCCACTGCTGGCGAAAGGTTCCGACGCCGGGCTGAAGGCACTCGCGGTCGCCGATCAGGCCGGGCCGGCGACCGCCGAGGCGCAAAAAGCGGTCGGCGACCTGTGGTGGGACCAGGCGACCAAGGAAGCAAAGAACCCGGCGATCGCCGACCTGTGCAAGAGCCGGGCGGGCTTCTGGTATCTGCAGGCATTGCCGCAGTTGACGGGTCTGGTGAAGTCGTTGGTCGAGAAGCGGCTGACGGAGTTGCCGTCGGCACCGCCGGAGGTGGCGGCGAACACCGGCGGGAGTGATTCCCCGGTCGCCGTCGCGACACCGTCGGGCTCGCCGCGGGTTGGTCCGCAGGCGGCGGGGCTGTCGCCCGAGAAGTTCATGGCGCGGGTACAGAGCTATCGCAATAAGGTTTGGACCGACGCAGGCTCTGCTCGAAAGCCGCTGGCGGCAGAACCGCCGATCCTGGGCGAGGTCACCTGGCCGGGCGGCGCTCATGCGTTGTCAGGCAGGCTCAGCATCGGCCAGGAGGAGAACAAAAAGGAAAACCGCCCGACGGTCAAAGGCACGCTTCAGATCGCGCCGGGTTGCCTGGTTGAAGGGGGCACGATCATCGCTTCCCAGGGCGTGCTGGACATTTCCGGCGAACCGGGCCGGCCGGTGGTGTTCCGAAAGGTGCGGTTCGGCGTCGAACTGTCCGGCCGGCTCAAGGCCCGCCACGCCGTCTTCGATCAGTGCAGTTTCGCCAAGTCCGGAGGCTGGTTCGTCGACAGTTACAGCGCCAAGTTCGAGTTCACCAACTGCCTGTTCGTCGAGAGTAAGTTCGATCGCTTGTCCCGCGTGGACTACGGCTTCAAGCTCAACGGCTGCGCCTTCGTCAACTGCGCCCTCTCCGAACGAAGCAGTGATACCAAGCACGACTCGTACAAGATCTCCACGAGCGAATGGAGCATGATTCGCGACTGCGATTTCTACGGCTGCCAGATCGCCGCGTCGGTCGCCTGGTGCATGAACACGAGCAACCTGTTCGGCTGCCAGATCACGGGAAAGGAATGCGTGTATTCCTCGGGCACCGGATTGATCGTGACGCTCGGCCTGCCAAAGGCCGAGAGCAAGCAGATCCTGGCGGACCTGGCGGCGAAGACCAGCAGTTCCGACACAGGACGGGTGAGTTTCGAGGCGGCCGATGGGTTGTATGTGCGAACGACGTTTGGGGTGCCGTAG
- a CDS encoding REP-associated tyrosine transposase, translating into MADEQRSSFGSDNGNAELQLGSSTHPVKDGEPERGVPRNVPKNWYTRGYLPHCDQSGLLQSITYRLADSLPASVLAKIEDELALLPPPKQDDERRRRFEQWLDAGHGSCLLRDPAAADCVVQGWRHFDGKRYDLMAWVVMPNHVHVMVRVYEGWTLGKIVQSWKSFTSRKIGKMLREKIVGNAELQLGTGLSSPVKNVKQGLGNAGPEAGVTPTEVSGGIWMREYWDRYIRNEQHFTATVDYIHQNPVKAGIVSSPTAWRWSSANEVLSGSFGINGL; encoded by the coding sequence GTGGCTGACGAACAAAGAAGCTCATTCGGGAGCGATAACGGGAACGCCGAGCTCCAGCTCGGCTCTTCAACTCATCCGGTTAAGGACGGCGAGCCGGAACGCGGTGTTCCCCGGAACGTTCCGAAGAATTGGTACACGCGCGGGTATCTTCCACATTGCGACCAATCTGGACTGTTACAATCGATCACGTACCGTTTGGCCGATAGTCTTCCCGCCTCGGTGTTGGCAAAGATTGAAGACGAACTGGCATTGCTACCCCCACCAAAACAAGACGATGAGCGTCGTCGGCGTTTCGAGCAGTGGCTGGACGCGGGTCATGGTTCGTGCCTGCTGCGCGATCCAGCAGCGGCCGATTGCGTCGTGCAGGGCTGGAGGCACTTTGACGGTAAGCGATACGACCTGATGGCATGGGTTGTAATGCCGAACCACGTTCACGTGATGGTCCGCGTGTATGAGGGATGGACGCTGGGGAAGATTGTCCAGTCATGGAAGAGTTTCACGTCGCGGAAGATCGGGAAAATGCTTCGCGAGAAAATCGTTGGGAACGCCGAGCTCCAGCTCGGCACGGGGCTGAGCTCGCCGGTAAAGAACGTTAAGCAGGGGCTCGGCAATGCCGGCCCTGAGGCCGGCGTTACTCCGACCGAAGTCTCCGGCGGCATTTGGATGCGCGAATACTGGGATCGCTACATCCGCAACGAACAGCACTTCACGGCAACCGTGGATTATATTCACCAGAACCCGGTAAAGGCCGGCATCGTGAGCAGTCCTACCGCGTGGCGGTGGAGCAGCGCCAACGAGGTACTCTCGGGCAGCTTTGGGATCAACGGGCTATAA
- a CDS encoding DUF1501 domain-containing protein: MSTSRRDFLRNSGLAVMAGGAVLSTEQWLAGADLENDFKKKFQSGSVPTPAAPSASGSEDSASVIKDKRLEVPTLVTIFLRGGADALNAIVPYADDHYYKVRPRIAIPVRAKRGEPVIKLSKGIGMSDIFGLNPGMSAFAKLMEEGKATAFMNIGSPNGSRSHFSAQDNMERGTTGDARVSSGWLNRYLMATRKQTDAPLRGLCAMNLLPRSLRGEYPVLAGQNRTENMELFEDLYAPSNLINQTARDSANMEKGTRLDDLPTGEMKRRQLTSDWARDVISDSGTNAVVRIKALEAAMAQPSTGNYPNGGLGNQLRTIAKVIKANVGLEVAQADYGGWDHHADLGESDGKHARMLKHVSDSIAAFLEDLGTRSEKVMVMVMSEFGRTVHENGSNGADHGRGGMMLVAGGPIKAGKFYGTYKGVADMVGDYQPVYTDFRAVYAEAVFKMFGYDPFNPQALVKMFPEYKPKPTDYLDYLNVMKAVKA; this comes from the coding sequence ATGAGCACGTCACGCCGCGATTTCCTTCGTAACTCCGGGCTGGCCGTCATGGCCGGTGGAGCCGTTCTGTCGACCGAGCAGTGGCTCGCCGGCGCCGATCTGGAAAACGACTTCAAGAAGAAGTTCCAGTCGGGTTCCGTCCCCACCCCCGCCGCCCCGTCGGCGTCGGGTTCGGAAGACTCGGCCTCGGTCATCAAGGACAAGCGCCTTGAAGTCCCGACGCTGGTCACGATCTTCCTTCGCGGCGGTGCCGACGCGCTCAACGCGATCGTCCCCTACGCCGACGACCACTACTACAAGGTCCGTCCGCGTATCGCGATCCCGGTCCGCGCCAAGCGCGGCGAGCCGGTCATCAAGCTCAGCAAGGGCATCGGCATGAGCGACATCTTCGGGCTCAACCCCGGGATGAGCGCCTTTGCCAAGCTCATGGAAGAGGGCAAGGCGACCGCGTTCATGAACATCGGTTCGCCGAACGGCTCGCGCAGCCACTTCTCCGCCCAGGACAACATGGAACGCGGCACCACCGGCGACGCCCGCGTCTCCAGTGGCTGGCTCAACCGCTACCTGATGGCCACCCGCAAGCAGACCGACGCCCCGCTGCGTGGCCTGTGCGCGATGAACCTGCTCCCCCGCTCGCTCCGCGGCGAGTACCCGGTCCTGGCCGGCCAGAACCGCACCGAAAACATGGAGCTCTTCGAGGACCTCTACGCCCCCTCGAACCTGATCAACCAGACGGCTCGCGATAGCGCCAACATGGAGAAGGGCACCCGCCTGGATGACCTCCCCACCGGCGAAATGAAGCGTCGCCAGCTCACCAGCGACTGGGCCCGCGACGTCATCTCCGACTCCGGCACCAACGCGGTCGTCCGCATCAAGGCCCTGGAAGCCGCGATGGCCCAGCCGTCCACCGGCAACTACCCCAACGGCGGCCTGGGCAACCAGCTCCGCACGATCGCCAAGGTCATCAAGGCCAACGTCGGCCTGGAAGTGGCCCAGGCCGATTACGGCGGCTGGGATCACCACGCCGACCTGGGCGAATCCGACGGCAAGCATGCCCGCATGCTCAAGCACGTCTCCGACTCGATCGCCGCGTTCCTCGAAGACCTCGGCACCCGTTCCGAAAAGGTCATGGTCATGGTCATGAGCGAGTTCGGCCGAACCGTCCATGAAAACGGCAGCAACGGTGCCGACCATGGTCGCGGCGGCATGATGCTCGTCGCCGGTGGCCCCATCAAGGCCGGCAAGTTCTACGGCACCTACAAGGGCGTCGCGGACATGGTCGGCGACTACCAGCCGGTCTACACCGACTTCCGCGCCGTCTACGCCGAAGCCGTCTTCAAGATGTTCGGCTACGACCCGTTCAATCCGCAGGCGCTCGTCAAGATGTTCCCCGAGTACAAGCCCAAGCCGACGGATTACCTCGACTACCTCAACGTCATGAAGGCCGTAAAGGCCTGA
- a CDS encoding glycosyltransferase family 2 protein — protein sequence MVSVVMPAYNAARYIDPAIESIRAQTLADFELIVIDDLSTDDTAARAEKHAAADPRIRVIRAEKGGISRSLNKGIALAKHPWIAIMHSDDIAMPERLAKQLAAANRQPEVVAWGCFAQHIGSGDRVLSLSQTGPTSVEEFRRLRAAGEDVHMIHPTAFLRKDVLEKVGGYNPAFDGAEDFELFDRMAVEGPIVVLPEPLMHYRVHASSVSMTSFFKILKYVKFVQSRQQARLKGETIDYNQFSAEYDGLGFFSRVLRATDQLSRLYYRTAGMAFGGRAYVKACAYLMASGILRPQYCIPRVWNQFLSPTARRAIHKPQLA from the coding sequence ATGGTCAGCGTCGTCATGCCCGCCTATAACGCCGCCCGGTACATCGATCCGGCGATCGAGAGCATCCGCGCTCAAACGCTTGCGGACTTCGAGCTGATCGTCATCGACGACCTCTCGACCGACGACACCGCCGCCCGCGCCGAGAAACACGCCGCCGCCGACCCCCGCATCCGTGTCATCCGCGCCGAAAAGGGCGGCATCAGCCGAAGTCTGAACAAGGGCATCGCGCTGGCGAAGCATCCGTGGATTGCGATCATGCACTCCGACGACATCGCGATGCCCGAGCGGCTGGCCAAACAGCTGGCGGCGGCGAACCGGCAGCCGGAAGTCGTCGCCTGGGGCTGCTTCGCCCAGCACATCGGTTCCGGGGATCGCGTGCTCAGCCTGTCGCAGACGGGTCCCACCTCCGTTGAAGAGTTCCGCCGCCTTCGCGCCGCCGGCGAAGACGTCCACATGATTCACCCGACCGCCTTCCTGCGGAAAGACGTCCTGGAGAAGGTCGGCGGGTACAACCCGGCGTTCGACGGCGCCGAAGACTTCGAGCTGTTCGACCGGATGGCCGTCGAAGGGCCGATCGTCGTCCTTCCCGAACCGCTGATGCACTACCGGGTTCACGCCTCCAGCGTGAGCATGACGTCGTTCTTCAAGATCCTGAAGTACGTCAAGTTCGTGCAATCGCGACAGCAGGCCCGCCTCAAGGGCGAAACCATCGATTACAACCAGTTTTCCGCCGAGTACGACGGCCTAGGCTTCTTCAGCAGAGTGCTGCGGGCGACCGACCAGCTTTCCCGCCTGTATTACCGAACGGCCGGCATGGCCTTCGGCGGCCGGGCGTACGTCAAAGCGTGCGCCTACCTGATGGCGTCCGGCATCCTCCGCCCGCAGTACTGCATTCCGCGGGTCTGGAATCAGTTTCTTTCTCCCACCGCCCGCCGCGCCATCCACAAGCCGCAACTTGCGTAA